CCACGTCCTTGATCGTGCTTTCGGCGCAGTTGCGTGGGCAGCCCGAGGCGGCGAGCTTGACTTTGTGGGGTGCCCACATGCGTTCCAAGTTTTTCTCGAGATCAATGGCAAGCTGGGTGCTGTCCTGTACTCCAAAACGACAAAATTCCTTGCCCACGCAGGATTTCACCGTACGCAGTGCCTTGCCATAGGCGTGTCCGGAGGGCATATCGAGCTCTGCCCAAATGACCGGCAGTTTCTCCTTTGCAACGCCGAGCAAATCCAGGCGCTGTCCCCCGGTAAATTTGACCATGGGGACGGCATGACGCTCGGCAACTTCGGCAATGCGCTTCAATTCGGCTGGCGTAGTCACGCCGCCGTAAATGCGCGGAACGACCGAATAGGTTCCGTCCTTTTGGATATTGGCGTGGGCGCGCTCGTTGATGAATCGCGCCGAGGGATCATCTTTTCCCTCTGCTGGCCAAGCAGCACGCACATAGTAATTGACCGCCGGACGACAACTGGCACAACCACCAGGGTTACGCCAACCGAGAAAACGAAATGTTTCCCGAACAGATAGCAATTTTTCCTTACGAATGGCATCGCGCACTTCTTGATGAGTGTAGTCCGTGCAAGCGCAGATGGCTTTTTTTCGTGCGCTTCCGTCGTATACGCCACCGAGTGTGCTCATCAATAATTGTTCGACGAGACCGGTGCAGGAGCCGCAGGAGGCACTTGCCTTGGTACATTTGCGCACCTCCTCGACGGTAAATAAGCCCTCCCGAATCGCATGCACGATTTGCCCTTTACTGACTCCATTGCAGCCACAGATCTCGGCACTATCGGGCAATCTAGCTGCTTGGCTGGCCCCGGAGTGTCCTGCGTCGCCCAAATGGGTTTCTCCAAAGAGAAGGTGGTCACGCATGGTGGAAATATCACTTTCTTGGCGCAGGTGTTCGAAAAGCCAGGGACCGATGCTGGTGTCGCCGTACAACAAAATCCCCTTGATTTTGCTGTTTTGTAATACCACCTTTTTGTAGATTCCTTGATGTGCATCGAGCAGGGTGAGTTCTTCCGTGTCTTCACCGCCCAAGAAGTCCCCGGCAGAAAACAGTTCAATCCCGGTGACCTTCAGCTTGGTGCTAGTGACGGAACCTTCATAGCGCATACGTCCATACTCGGCCAGATGGTTTGCAGCCACCTTGGCCTGCTCAAATAGCGGTGCGACTAAACCATAGGTCATTCCGCGGTGCTGGACACATTCCCCCACGGCATAGATGCGGGGATCGTAGGTCTGCAAGGTGTCACTGACCAAAATTCCCTGTTCGCAGGCGAGGCCAGCATCTTTTGCGAGGGCGATGCGCGGACGAATGCCCACGGTCATGACCACGATTCGAGCGGGGATGCTGCTGCCGTCCTGGAACTGCAAACCCTCTACCCGGTCGGTACCCAGCACCGCAGCGCTTTCTCGCTCCAGTAAAAAGCGGATGCCACGCGCCTCCATTGCCTGCTGCAGCATGGCTCCACCGCGAGCGTCGAGCTGCTTATCTAAAGGCCAGGCCCGTCGATGCACGACGGTTACCTGCATCCCCCGGGCATTCAAGCCATGGGCCACCTCCAAGCCGAGGAGGCCGGCGCCGATAATAACTGCTTCCCCGCCTTCTGCACTTACCTGGGTCAGCGCTTCCACGTCACGCATGTCACGGTAACTGTAGACGCCGGGAAGATCCTTGCCGGGGATGGGCGCCAAGGCCGCTGCAGCGCCCGTGGCAATGAGAATCCGGTCATACGGAACCGTTTCCCCCTGCTCGGTAATCACTTTGCGTCGGACCCGATCGATCTTCGCCACCGGACTGCCGGTGCGCAGGGTAATGCCGTGCTCGGCATACCAGTCGTGGTCGTTGAGGATGGTTTCCTCCAGACGCATTTCGCCAGCGAGCACCGGGGTGAGCAAAATACGGTTGTAGTTGGGGTGCGGCTCGTCGCCAAAGACCGTGATTTCATATAGGTCTGGCGCCATCTTGAGCAACTCCTCGACGGTGCGAATTCCTGCCATGCCGTTGCCGATTACCACCAGGCGCGCTTTTTTTGCCATGTTGCCCATTCTCCAAAGAAAAAAGGCGTAGCCAGCCGTAAATGCTGACGACGCCTTTGCCGTTTCACATACCAACAATCAGATGGATTGCTTCAACTAATTCCCAGCAAATAACATGCCATTGTGTGATACTGTCATTTCAATGGGTTACAATCGTCCAGATAAGTCTGTTGCCGTATGACAGTGCAAGGCATGGTGCAATCTGCACTATTATGGGGAGATTTTAGAATGCGGCATTCACAAAAACCCAGGCGCCTTCGGTGTTGACCCCGTAGTGACTGCTGCGGTAGTCGGCATATTGGACGCCAGCAGTCCAGTGGCGGGAAAAATGATGAATCGCCGACAGATCAACCTCGTGACCGTAGGATTCGCTTTGATAGGCACTACGAAAATCATAGTAGGTGGCCTCTAGAGCCGTATCCAGAAGCTTCCCTTCAAGAGTGAAATAGAGGCTGCGCAGTCCTTGTTTGGGAGTGGTGAGAAACACTTCCGCCCAACCGTTGAAAGCATGCTTGGTAGCCAGGGGAGTCTGGAAGCCATAGCTACCGTTGTGATTGCTCCCCATCACCATGTAGTTGGCCAACAAACCTACTCCAGACCAGCGCAGGCCACTGCCAAGATGATAATACTGGGCATTGATCAGCGAGCTACCACCATCGTAGGGTAACTGCTTGGCATAGCTGGCGTCGTAAGGAATTTGCAGCTTTTCCGCAATCGGAACCACTCCCTGAAACCGCAGCCCGAGAGTCTGGCTATTGCATACCTGTGCATTGCCGACCAGAAAACACGCAGCGGCCCCCGGAATTGCGCTTTTCGCCTGATTCCCATACCAGTAGCCAAAGGCCTGAGCATGTAACAGTGACGAAGGTTGCCAGTGGGTTTCCGCGAGAAAGGTTTTACTCGGAAGATTTTCGTTGAGAATATTCTTGATGCGCCAAATGTACGCAGCGTAGGTGCCAAAGGCAGCAGTGGGGTTTTCCTGCAAGGAGACGGCATCGAAGCTCTGCGGTGTTTGCCGGAAGCCGACGGCACCAACGAAGCGTTGGTCGTCCAGATTGATCTCCTGTCGACCTGCGCGCACCTGCAGGCCCGCCAGGCCGCGATATTGGAGGTAGGCTTGGTTGACGTTCACCTCCTCGGGGTCGGGAATCACTGCGTACGCAGTTTTGCCATTTACCAGGCTGTTGTAGTTATTGAGGATCCCGGCTACGTCGATGAATTGGATATTGGCGCTGAAGCCTGCGATGGGCTTGCTCGCCAGTCCGAGTAATGTCTGCACCGTAAAGGCATTCGCATCTCGCTTGCCCGCTTGCGACATATACTCGTAGCGGGGTCGTAGATTCAGGCTGACGGTACCCCCAGTGATTGCATTGGCAATCGGGTCGGCCCAGGCGATGCCTTGCGGCAAGACAACGGCGGCGAGCACTGCGGCACTAAGAATAGAACGACGAATCGAGAAATTACGCATAGCGAACTCCAGAGGGTAAAAGGGGGCCTGCAGCGGCAGTTATGCCGCTGCGGTAGCACTGCGAAAAGGGATCAATCCACGGCGGCAGATACTTGCAGTTTTGCTTGAGGGTTCGCGTGTCCAGGCGTGGAATGAGCTTGAGACCAGGAAAGCCATTGCTTGCGCAAAAGAACAACCATGAGCAAGGCCGAAGCGCTGAGTCCAGCAAATACCCCAAACCCACCGTGATAGTTGCCCGTCTGCTCTTTGGCAATACCGAGAACTACTGGTAGATAGAATCCTCCAACGCCGCCGGCGGCACCGATAATGCCAGTCATCAGCCCCGTTTTTTCCGGCCAACGTAGAGGAACCAGTTGGAAGGTGGCGCCATTGCCTAGACCAAAAGCCGCGTAGAGCAGCAAAAGGAAGAAAATGCTTACGCCCAGCGTTGGGGTCCACAGAGCAAAGTTGGCATCAATGATGCAGATTGCTGCGAGGAAATACTGCAACGCTCGTGCCCCAGAAATCCGATCGGCGACGATTCCACCAAAGGGGCGGAGGATGGCGCCGGTAAAGGCAAAGAGTCCCATCAGCATTCCCGCATCGACCTTGGGCAGGTGATACAGGCTCACCAGCAACAGGCTGACGAAGGCGGACATGCCGACGAATCCACCAAAGGTGATGGCATACACTAGGATCAACGCCCAGGTATCGCGTTCACGCAGCACCAAGAAATAGCGACGGGGTAAGAACACGAGCGCCAGAAACAACCCGTAGATCGGCAGCATCAGTAGTGCTGCCTTCCCATGTAAGCCTAGCCAGCCGCGCGGGGTGGCCACTGCCAGAAATGCCAGGCCTAAAAGCGTCAAGGCCCAACTCCACGCGGCGGGGGCTACTTTTCCCGTTTTTACGCTGCAATCTTTACCCCAGAACCAGAGGGTCAACGCCGCCAGCGCGAGCAAAGGCAGAACGGCAGCGGTTGCGTTGGTCCAGCCAAAATGGCCAGCCAACGGGGGAAAGAGAAAACCGTCGAGTACTGCACCAATATTGCCGGCTGCGGCAATGCCGAGGACGGTACCCTGAATTTTTGGGGGATAGTTGCTGCCTGCCATCGGCAATGCGACGGCAAAACTCGCCCCTCCGACACCCAATAAAATTCCCAGAATGATCAAGCTGTCATAGCCGAGAAGTCCGGGGTAGAGAGACAGAACCAAGGGTGGAATGGCGGAAAGAGCAACGCCGAGCAACGCGAGTCGGCGTCCATCTGCCGCTTGATACAGATTACCAAAACCAATGCGCAAAATCGCCGCAGACAGCACGGGGATTGCAACCAGATAGCCCTGTTGCATCGGAGAAAGGTGGAGGCTGTGGATCATATAGGGTGCCAAAGGACCATATAGCAGCCAAACCGTGAAGCCGGTATCAAAATAGAGGAAGCTAGCGAGCAAAGCGCGCCAATTGCCTGCGCGGAGTTGGGAGAGCAAGGATTGCATTGTGGGCTCCTTCAGCAGTGGAAAAACAAGAAGGCGTTCCTGACCACGAATGGTCAGGAACGCCTTTGTTCCGCGTCATCACCCACCGTCGGGTGATGCTCTGGAGGGACTTTAGCAGAATCCGTGCCAACTACGAGTCTAGTGTAAATTCGTCTACTTATAAATTAAAAACAATTAGTTACAAAGACATACAGGACGGATAATAAACCAACGTAAAAGTCCAAACCACGCACTACCATAGTGCAATTGCATTATTTGGGGTCCCCATTATGGATCATGCCGAAATTCTGATCGCTAGAACCTAGCTGGCTGTCATCAAATATTTTCGTTGCTCCCATGACAATGTCCCGCTCCTGGCAAGTCAATCGCCAAGGCTGAGAGTGGAGCCCGATACCGGAATGCTCATCCATAGGAATCGGGGCGTCGATCGTTGCTGCGGCTTGCCGATACAGATCTCCACGATACACTCGCTCGACCACGGATTGCGGCGAAATATGCGCTGGCCATTGGCCAGATAACCGCATCTGCTCTGCAATCCAATGTCCATGTTCCCGCCATGGGTATTGTGCCGCATAACGATGGAATACGTGCCTATCTGGATGCTGAGGTAAACCTGGTATGGCGCCACTCAATGCTGCAGCAACCGCGGCTTCCGGAACTTCTATTGCCCTCGCAATCCACGACGCGGCCTGTTGCCGTTGGGGTTCTAAGTCCAGCCAGCGGCCGGCAGCGAGTAGCGCCCGCAGAAGGGCTTGGTGCAGTTCTGGTTCCCGCGTGGCCCAGTCCTCGCGCACTGCGAGAACCTTTTCCATAACATTGTTCCAGAGAGCATAGCTGCTGATGATTGGCCTCCCAACGCCTTCCATCGCAGCAAGAGTGCCCCAAGGTTCACCGACACAAAAGGCATCGATTTCTCCATTGCGCAAGGCATTGACCATATAACGAGGCGGAACCACGCCAATATCCACTTCGCGCTCCACATCAAGTCCAGCCGCACGTAACCAATGGCGCAACTGATAATGGTGGTTGGAAATCGGCGAAACCACGGCGAAGCGCAGGGGAAGTAGGGATGGATCCGAACGCAACAATCCGTGCAGAAGCACGCCAATCTTGCCGGGCTCATCCGTAGCATCCATCCCCATCTCCGTGAGGCGTTGCTGCAGGCGCGTGCTTACCGTGATGGTGTTTCCGTTCAGGGAGAGGACCATCCCCGTAATGACGGGGATTCTGGGCGAAGCAATACCGAGTGTCGCAGCCATTGGCAATGGTGCCAAGGCATGTGCTGCAACGAGATCACCAAAGAGAAGGTGGTCCCGCAGGCTTGCCCAGGAAGGCTCCCGTTGCAAGCGGACCCGCAATCCCTCGCGAGCAAACAGACCCAGCTCCTGCGCGACGAGCAAAGGGGCACTATCGACGAGGGCAACGTAGCCCAGGGAAATTTCGGCGTCATTACGCATCCCGCGATCCTCCACAGCTCAAAAAAGAAAACCTCGCCCCTGCGAAGGCAGGAGCGAGGACGCCATTGTCAGCTTATAGCATGCAAGAAACATGCAAGACTGGCGGTGCAACAATCGGTGACCGTGCGATAGGGGATTGTTCATCGCGGAACTTGCAGGTACTGCAAAAAACGGGTGAGGGTGTGAGAACGATAGGGCGCAGTTGGTGCAACGAGATGAAGGGTCCAGTGGATCGTTTCGCCGATCCGGCGCGACAAGACCTGCCAGTCTGGTCGGTGGCGCAGAGCGGCGTTGGTAATGAAGCCAATGCCCAAGCCTGCCGCTACCGCTGTCCCCATGGCTTCCACCCCCATGACCTCGATGCGGATCGCGGGCTCCAGACCCTGCTTGCGAAATTCCTGCAACACCCGCTGGCGAACCCCCGACTGCGCTTCACGCCAGATCAGGGGCTCATTTACCAGATCGGCTAGGGTAAGAGAGGCTTTCTGCGCTAGGGGATGCTGCGCGGGGAAGATCGCCAGAATTTCGTCTTCTATCCACGGCGTCGACTGATACTGGGGCGGCAGAGAATCTACTGGGGTCCCTTCTTCTAGAAAGAAAAGATCCCAATCCATCAGTGAGTACTGCGACCAGTCGTTGACCCCGCCCCGTACGACCAACTCGACCTCCGGATGATCCTCACGAAAACGTACCAGATATGGGGGAAGAAAATAATTGGCAACGGTATTGGTTGCGGCAATGCGCAGAATGCCTTCCTGCAGTCCTTGGCGACGCTGCTGCATGTCATCCAATTCCGTTCGCAATGCACGCAGTTTTTTGCTTGGCCCAAGATAGGCTTCCCCCGCAGGGGTCAAGCGAACGCCACGGCCAACGGGGGTGTACAGTGCTTCTCCGGCAAGTTCCGTGAGGTGTTGCAGACGTTCGCTGATGGTGGGCTGGCTGCGGTGCAGGAGTTTGGCGGCTTTGCTGACGCTGCCTTGCTCGGCAACGATGAGAAAAGTCTCCAGCAAATCAAAGGGAATTTGCGTTATCGACATAGCCGATAGCTTATATAGGAATTACCGCTTTGATCAATGGGAAGGAGCTGTTTAGGCTAGTCCCCCAGCATCTTCCCAGCCTCCCGGAAAGCAATCTTGCATCTCTTGCGCCAACTGAGCATCCATCGTCAGGTTGATCGTTTTCTGGCGGCGAACATCAGCGTCGGCATTGCCCACTTTTTGGTGCTGTTCAACGCTGGAGCCTACCTGCCCATGATCCCGCGGATCAGTGGGAGTTTGGGTCGTGCACCGCTCTACGGCGATTGGACGCAGGACCTGTACTTTCTTGCCCTTGGTCTTTCTCTTCCGCTTGCACCTTGGGTGAGTCGTCGTTGGGGCGATCGCGATGGCCTGCTTGCCTGCCTCCTAGCTTTGTTTGTGACCGCGCTGCTGAATGCCGTGACCCAGGACTATGCGGTATTCCTGTTGGCGCGGGTAGCGGCAGGCTTTGCCGGTGG
This sequence is a window from Acidithiobacillus sp. AMEEHan. Protein-coding genes within it:
- the nirB gene encoding nitrite reductase large subunit NirB, with product MAKKARLVVIGNGMAGIRTVEELLKMAPDLYEITVFGDEPHPNYNRILLTPVLAGEMRLEETILNDHDWYAEHGITLRTGSPVAKIDRVRRKVITEQGETVPYDRILIATGAAAALAPIPGKDLPGVYSYRDMRDVEALTQVSAEGGEAVIIGAGLLGLEVAHGLNARGMQVTVVHRRAWPLDKQLDARGGAMLQQAMEARGIRFLLERESAAVLGTDRVEGLQFQDGSSIPARIVVMTVGIRPRIALAKDAGLACEQGILVSDTLQTYDPRIYAVGECVQHRGMTYGLVAPLFEQAKVAANHLAEYGRMRYEGSVTSTKLKVTGIELFSAGDFLGGEDTEELTLLDAHQGIYKKVVLQNSKIKGILLYGDTSIGPWLFEHLRQESDISTMRDHLLFGETHLGDAGHSGASQAARLPDSAEICGCNGVSKGQIVHAIREGLFTVEEVRKCTKASASCGSCTGLVEQLLMSTLGGVYDGSARKKAICACTDYTHQEVRDAIRKEKLLSVRETFRFLGWRNPGGCASCRPAVNYYVRAAWPAEGKDDPSARFINERAHANIQKDGTYSVVPRIYGGVTTPAELKRIAEVAERHAVPMVKFTGGQRLDLLGVAKEKLPVIWAELDMPSGHAYGKALRTVKSCVGKEFCRFGVQDSTQLAIDLEKNLERMWAPHKVKLAASGCPRNCAESTIKDVGVIGVDSGWEIYVGGNGGMKVRAADLLTKVKTEAEVIEISKAFLQMYREDAQYLERTAPWVERVGLERIKARVVDDLEQRKALAQALDFAIAQEKDPWAEAVAGRLDIHAGPLRRISA
- a CDS encoding MFS transporter — translated: MQSLLSQLRAGNWRALLASFLYFDTGFTVWLLYGPLAPYMIHSLHLSPMQQGYLVAIPVLSAAILRIGFGNLYQAADGRRLALLGVALSAIPPLVLSLYPGLLGYDSLIILGILLGVGGASFAVALPMAGSNYPPKIQGTVLGIAAAGNIGAVLDGFLFPPLAGHFGWTNATAAVLPLLALAALTLWFWGKDCSVKTGKVAPAAWSWALTLLGLAFLAVATPRGWLGLHGKAALLMLPIYGLFLALVFLPRRYFLVLRERDTWALILVYAITFGGFVGMSAFVSLLLVSLYHLPKVDAGMLMGLFAFTGAILRPFGGIVADRISGARALQYFLAAICIIDANFALWTPTLGVSIFFLLLLYAAFGLGNGATFQLVPLRWPEKTGLMTGIIGAAGGVGGFYLPVVLGIAKEQTGNYHGGFGVFAGLSASALLMVVLLRKQWLSWSQAHSTPGHANPQAKLQVSAAVD
- a CDS encoding alginate export family protein, whose amino-acid sequence is MRNFSIRRSILSAAVLAAVVLPQGIAWADPIANAITGGTVSLNLRPRYEYMSQAGKRDANAFTVQTLLGLASKPIAGFSANIQFIDVAGILNNYNSLVNGKTAYAVIPDPEEVNVNQAYLQYRGLAGLQVRAGRQEINLDDQRFVGAVGFRQTPQSFDAVSLQENPTAAFGTYAAYIWRIKNILNENLPSKTFLAETHWQPSSLLHAQAFGYWYGNQAKSAIPGAAACFLVGNAQVCNSQTLGLRFQGVVPIAEKLQIPYDASYAKQLPYDGGSSLINAQYYHLGSGLRWSGVGLLANYMVMGSNHNGSYGFQTPLATKHAFNGWAEVFLTTPKQGLRSLYFTLEGKLLDTALEATYYDFRSAYQSESYGHEVDLSAIHHFSRHWTAGVQYADYRSSHYGVNTEGAWVFVNAAF
- a CDS encoding CmpA/NrtA family ABC transporter substrate-binding protein; this encodes MRNDAEISLGYVALVDSAPLLVAQELGLFAREGLRVRLQREPSWASLRDHLLFGDLVAAHALAPLPMAATLGIASPRIPVITGMVLSLNGNTITVSTRLQQRLTEMGMDATDEPGKIGVLLHGLLRSDPSLLPLRFAVVSPISNHHYQLRHWLRAAGLDVEREVDIGVVPPRYMVNALRNGEIDAFCVGEPWGTLAAMEGVGRPIISSYALWNNVMEKVLAVREDWATREPELHQALLRALLAAGRWLDLEPQRQQAASWIARAIEVPEAAVAAALSGAIPGLPQHPDRHVFHRYAAQYPWREHGHWIAEQMRLSGQWPAHISPQSVVERVYRGDLYRQAAATIDAPIPMDEHSGIGLHSQPWRLTCQERDIVMGATKIFDDSQLGSSDQNFGMIHNGDPK
- a CDS encoding LysR family transcriptional regulator, producing MSITQIPFDLLETFLIVAEQGSVSKAAKLLHRSQPTISERLQHLTELAGEALYTPVGRGVRLTPAGEAYLGPSKKLRALRTELDDMQQRRQGLQEGILRIAATNTVANYFLPPYLVRFREDHPEVELVVRGGVNDWSQYSLMDWDLFFLEEGTPVDSLPPQYQSTPWIEDEILAIFPAQHPLAQKASLTLADLVNEPLIWREAQSGVRQRVLQEFRKQGLEPAIRIEVMGVEAMGTAVAAGLGIGFITNAALRHRPDWQVLSRRIGETIHWTLHLVAPTAPYRSHTLTRFLQYLQVPR